One Ranitomeya imitator isolate aRanImi1 chromosome 1, aRanImi1.pri, whole genome shotgun sequence DNA window includes the following coding sequences:
- the MRPL34 gene encoding large ribosomal subunit protein bL34m — MAVWGALGRFIMLKPSVPTFCAQYRTYVSVFRSFNHTELPSPGCGILSRTLPPNWSLLPVRTKKRGMEYQPKFLKRQRTHGWIKRTSTRGGIEVILRRMLKGRKSLTV, encoded by the exons ATGGCGGTGTGGGGAGCTCTTGGCAG GTTTATTATGCTAAAGCCATCAGTACCCACTTTCTGTGCACAGTATAGGACCTATGTAAGTGTGTTCCGGAGCTTCAATCATACTGAGCTTCCTTCCCCTGGCTGCGGCATCCTTTCCCGGACTTTACCTCCTAACTGGAGCTTGCTGCCTGTCCGTACCAAGAAGAGGGGCATGGAATACCAACCTAAGTTCCTGAAGCGCCAGAGAACTCATGGATGGATAAAGCGTACAAGCACGAGAGGTGGCATCGAAGTGATCCTTCGCCGGATGTTAAAAGGAAGGAAATCATTGACTGTCTGA